Part of the Cercospora beticola chromosome 5, complete sequence genome is shown below.
CGAATTTCGTCGCGGATCTTCTCATACAGTCCCTCCGTATCGATTCCGTACTTGTTTAGCATGACCAGCAAGAAtcgatcttcctcttcggtgTACACCTTCTTGTTCGTCGTGCTGACAGTGTAGTTAAGCTTCAGTTGTTGCAAAGGCACGCGGTACATGGCGAGTTTCTTCTTGAGCATTTCGCGCTGTTCAATGACTCTGGCAGCGCGTTGCTCACCTTCCTTGATGGCCGAGACGTGCTTCTCCCAATTATGAATTTCCTTGTAGCGTTTCCAGAAGACCTTGGCGTACTCTTTCACTTCCTTAGGGTTCTTGGAGTCCACTTCAAGTGCAATGCCTTCATAGTCATTGCGACCATACTTGGCGCTACCATTGATGAATTGCTGGAAGTCACGCTTGTTCCAGTCACCGAAGCCCTCGGACGCAAGCTGCTCCTTCTCGGCaacctcttcttcggtcAAAGGCTCAGCATCGTCGATATTCTTTTGCTCCAGTTCTTGGTCCTGCATACGCTGGTCCAGAGTGTCTTCCTCTCCATCGGCAAGAGGCGCCTTGATATTGTTCTCCTTTCGAAACCAGGCGGTCTCTTTCTCCTGCAGGTCGCCAAGGCGCGGCGAGAAGAACTGATAATCGTGCAAAGATTGTTGCTTGGGTGCCCTGGGAACTTTGGGCTTTGGATCGGGTCGAGGTCCGCCTGTCATCAGAGCATTGCGGTAGTACTTGTCCATGGAGTAGGACTGCTCTTTGCGCTCACGCTTCGATGGGTTGATCCAGTTGAGCccaatctccttcttcttgttgatgaAGCTTTCGCCGTTCCATTCATAAGCCGCGCCTGCTTCTGTATTGAATTTTTGCAGGTCGTCCAGACCAAGCTTTTCGTATTTGGAAGCCATTTCTTTCGTGCGCTCTTCGCCATGGCGTAGGATCGCATCAAGGTCATCATCTGCTTCACCACCTTTGCCAAAGGCTCCATATCCGTCCTTCGACTCGAAAATCGTCTCTGCTCCGTGCTGAATCATGCCCAAAAGCTCATCCTTAGATGCAGCAGTCTtggcctgctgctgtgcacgTCCTTGCTGGATAACGAGCTGATCGAGACGAAGCTTCTGAGCTGCACGCTCCAGGACCTTCTCTTCGATGGCATTCTCGGTAATAAAGCGGAACACATGGACCTGCTTCTTCTGACCGATACGATGAGCACGATCCATGGCCTGCAAATCGGCCTGTGGGTTCCAGTCCGAATCGAAAAGCACAACAATGTCGGCTGTCGTCAAGTTGATGCCCAAACCACCAGCACGAGTTGTTAACAAGAACAGGAACTTTTCAGAGCCTTCCTTGTTGTAGTCGTCGATCGCCGCAATACGGTCCTCGTGGGCAGTCGAGCCATCAATACGACAGTATTTGTAGCCGCGCATGACAGAGTAATCCTCGAGAATATCAAGAACACGCGACATCTGAGAAAAGATCAAGACACGACTGCCCTGAGCTTGCATTCGCTTGAGCAGCTTGTCAAGCATGACCATCTTCGCTGCATTGTTGACCAGATGCTCGTCAGTTGTGTATGGGGGACCAGGTTCGGCGCCATCGAAGAGATAAGGGTGGTTACAGCACTTGCGCAACTGCATGACAATGTTGAGCAGACGAGTCTTGCTCTCCTTCTTGCCTGCAGCACCGTTGACAGCATCGATATCCTTCTCCAGAATGCTCTTGTACCACTTGATCTGCATCTCGCTCATTCCGACATATAGGTTGACTTCCTTCTTTGGTAGCAGGCTCTTCTCGACGTCAGACTTGACTCGGCGAAGCAAGAAGGGACGCAGGACACGATGTAATTGCTGCACGACAGTGTCTTGATCGGCATCTTGATTGTTGAACCACGAGTCAAAAGCTTCGGCGTCTCCGAACACATCTGGTAGCAGGAAGTTGAGGAGTGCCCACAATTCGTGCAGGTTGTTCTGAAGTGGTGTTCCGGTGATCAGCAGTCGGTTTCTTGAGTTGAAGATTCGAATGATTTGTGCGAGGGAGGATTCCTCGTTCTTGATTCGGTGAGCTTCATCAATAATGATGTACTCCCATGCAAACTTCTTCAAGTGGCTCTTTTCACGAAGGATCATTTCGTAGGACGTAATGCAGACGTCGAATTTCTCATCGACCAGTCGGTCTTGAATGAGTTCCTGACGTTCGTCTTTGGCTCCTTGCAAGACAAGCACGTTGATCTCCGGGATCCACTTTGCAAATTCTCGCTTCCAGTTGTCCAATGTCGATTTGGGCACGGCGACGAGGTGAGGCCCCGTGATGCCTTGCAGAAATCGCAGGTAGCCGATAAACGAGATAGTCTGCAACGTCTTGCCCAGACCCATCTCGTCTGCGAGGATACCCGAGATACCGTTCTCGTGCAAGCTGATCAACCAATTCAGACCAGCCACCTGATAGTCTCGCATTTCACCACCCTGGATGTATTGCGGGCTTTCACGAAATATGGTGTGTTCGGTCTTGCCCTCTTGCTTGCCTTGTCGCAGCAACtcggcgtcttcttccttttccgtccgccgccgcctaTCGCCGCCGGCACCGCCCTTGCGCTTGTTCCCAGCCTGCGCGCGAGTAGCCTCTTCCTGATCCTGGCGGTCTATTTCCTGCATGATCTCGCGGATCTTGGGGTTTGGGTTCGTATCGATGAAATGGCGAAATAGATCCGTTAGGCCAAGCAGGTATCGAAATCGCTTGATCGAGTCGTCCTCCTTGCTATCGCCTAGCCGGTCATGCTTCTTTCCAAGCATGCTCTTCCTTAACGAATTGCCCTCCCATCGCTTCGAGCGTCCGTCCTTGGGAGCATCACCAGCGACACTGTTGGCGGTGCCTGTGGGGTTCGACTCGGAATCAGTGTAGTCGGGCGTGTCGAGCATCATGGCGTCGGGCATGCTGCCGTCGCCGACACCAAGTGCCTGTGAGCTCGCCATGTTGGGCAGCAGAGCTGATGTGTGGTTGTCGTGTTTGCAGTCGCAACGCGACTGTTTGCGCCTGGGACGGCGGAATCCCTAGTCTCGAAACACTTTCCGCGCGTGCTCGACACGTCTGCGCGTCAGGTACGAACGTGTCTGGACGTGTTTGATGATTTGGATCGATTTGGTGATGGTTGTGCGCGTGTTTGCGCGTGCAGAAGAGTGTTGCAGCACGGCAGGAGTGGGTGTGGAGGTGGAAAGGGCCAAACGGCAATGCAAGTGGCAGAAACGCGCGAGCCGTGAGCTTGTTACGTCGGCGAAAGCCTGCGCCGCCAAAACTTTGTGTGGCCCGTGCTTTGTTCACATGGTTTGCTCAATTGATGATACACGAGACGATCAGCTGGAAGTGTACGCTTGAAGAACGACATCTGGATGCATAGTATAGCACTTCCTGCGCCGACTAACTGAGATTCATCACGACCCCTATCTGCAGAGTGAAAGCCTGTCGGTATGATCTAAATGCAGACTGTAGCCCTGCGCCCACTGGCGCCAGCTCGTCATTTTCAATGCATGCTGGTTTCCGAAAGCCTGAAATGCGCGCACAAATATGATATGGCCCAACGTCCCTTAAAAGATGGAATTGACAATGTTGCCACCAATCGTGGCACCGGCTCCGAAAATGGCCGCATTGCCCAGCTTCTTTCCAAACTTCTTGCCCATTTCCTGTCCTTTGCCCGGCACCTTGCCCTCGCCGTTGCCCATTTGACTCGTTTCAAGAGGCATGTTGCCGTAGTTGTTGCCATAGTTGGGAGCCGGAGGTCCTCCAGGTGGCGCGCCCTTGTCGTCGACGACTTGAACGTAGCTGCGCGGGAAGATACCTTCCTGCCCAGTTCGCGTGTTCCGTCCCTTCCACCATTCGGCGTTCATGTATTCAGTTACTGTAATCTGTTTCGCAATCAAATATTAGCATGGGCCGCTATGTAGCTGCAGCAGTGAGCCGCATTCCTAGAATAACACTTACGTGGTCGTTCGGCTGCAGGGCCAAGTCGCCAGCATCCTCTGACTTGTAGACATATAACGCAGTAGCTTGTGCAAGAGGCGGGAAGTTCGctgctggcggaggtggaggtacACTCTGTTGTTGGTATGGCGGGGGTTGTGGTGAAGGTGTGGGCTGGTAGAAGCCACTCTTTTCGTCGTGCGCGCCGTTTCCGTTCACATTCAGGTTGGCCATAGGTTCTGTAGGAGGAACTTGCTGTGCCCTAGCCGCCTCAACTGCTGATGGCAGCGCACCGACCGATATGGGAGCGTGTAGAGCTGTCTGTGAGGGGATTTTTTGAAGAAGGTCGTTCAGTGTCTGTGGGGAGATGATCGAAGCATCGCATAGGTATTCGAGttccttctcatcgtcaGTATCAATCGTATGGGCCAGGACGTTCGCTACGCACTGCTTTGATGGTCCTGATGGAGCGATTGACCATCGCGGTTTGCATTTCCTCCATGCCGCCCATTGTAGCTGTTTGTTTGAGGTGGTTCAGCGACGGCGCACGCGCAGCAGTAAGCGGACACCTTGCGAGCGAGTTGCAAGGAGGTGGTAGGTACGAAGTGACGGCTCTCAGGAACCCGAGAAGTTGAAGGCCTGCGGACCCGCGAACGGCTTGAGGCTGACGTCGCAAGTGGCTTGGCCCAGGTGAACCCTGCATGATCGTAGTCGCGTCGCGTATGGCTGCCGAATGCCGACTTCACAATAATAAACACCTCAGTCGCCCTCTTCCATATGCAATGTTCCGGCGCATTTTTGCACGAGCTCGACCGACGACTGATTGCCGCGCACGCAACGCGATGATTTCCAGACCTATGATGGCAGCAGCTGTCCGGTCCCGAGACTTGTCCTGGTGACAGACCTGCACGGAGCTCAGCCGCCGTGCAACACGACGCTTTTCGTGAATCCATCAGCAGTCGAAGCCCATAGCTCGATATTGCGGCTTGCACGCCTCGCACGCAGTCATGTGAAGGTAAGCATTGCGATGACCCGTGTATCTCTCGACCGGAAATCGCACTTGGCAAGGCACTGGTTCGCAgatctcatcctcttcccGCTCCCCTTCAGGCTCGACATCCACAGCCACAGCGGCCAGCGCGCCATCCGTGTCGGAGCTCCTTTCGCTTGAATCAACATCGTCGCAAGCTTTTCTCTCCGTTTTCGACTCGACTTCTGGCCCTCGAGACTCCAAGAATGCCCGGCAGGCATGACATGCATAACCGTGGAGATGCGGCAGGGAACGATTTTCCGCTCGCTCTTGTGGCCACCAGCCGCCACAGAAGTTTCCATGATCCCCCGGGGTGTGGTCTGCAAGCATAGGTATTGGTTCCCGATGATCTAGAAGTTGTAACGAATCATAGTGCCTTGCCTGGGGCAATCCCCAGCTATCACGGCTGTATGAAGCTTGCTCTTTTTTCTGAACTGATGCGAAAGTAGCACGGCGTGGTGCCGGGCTGTCAAGATAGCCGACGGCTGAGGGCGCGGCGTTGGTGCGTTCAAAGTTATCGGCGCATTTCGAATCCGATCGCACGTTAAGGTCCTCTGCGTTCGACATGATATGGATGGATTATTGATGCTAATTGCAATGAAGCACTCTGCAGGTAGACTACGGGCTTGGAGTGTTGAGTAGCCGGAGTGCTCGGACAGTCGATACAAGAGCGAGGGGGAAGGACGAAGTAGCGACTCTGCAAGCACGGCAGCTAAGGGTCTCGGTTTTGGTCGCTGCTTCTCGGTATCGGAGACAATTAAAGGTGGTGGCTCCCAAGAAAAAAAAAGCCTCTTTTGAGCCCCTGGGGGTGACTGACAACTCAATACTTGAGGACAGAATATGGGACAGACCAGTTCGTGGCCGCCGCGATGGGAACGTATCTTGCGCCCTGTCCTTCCGACGCATGCAGTGCTTCTGCAACATACTACTAACTATCGACAGACACTATTCCAATATATGTATATGAACCTGGCCATCATGAGCATCGTGAGCATCGGGCGAGGGATGAGACCATGCTCAAGATGTCGGCCTCAGGCAAGGAGAAGCTTCAATACACCTCACTCGGCCGCACAATATCCACGCCGCTGCTCAGGACCAAATACTGCAAGCGTCCTCGCACAACAATACGGAGAACTTCACGCGATACAGGCCAGTGCATTGCCCGTGGGGTAGGTATGGGCGAAGTTCAGCCGAGACCGGCTCAATCGACCAAAGTTTATAATCACGGATGCAGCCGCGTTGTGGCCGACTATATCAAAGTAGTGTCTTCCCCACTCTCGTTGTTTCTTTCTCGTCAGATTTTGTTAGATTCTCGATCAGTGGCCCAAGATGCGGCACCATTGCCAGCGGTCCGCGGCCTTGTGTCTACTGACGACATGCACAGTCGCGCAAAATCAGCAGAACATGTCCGCACGCCTGACAGACTATGTTGATCCTCTCATTGGAACCGCTGGCTCGACTCCAGGCTCTGCAATCGCAGGCGGCAACTCATTCCCAGGAGCTACACTCCCATGGGGCCTCGCGAAGCCTGGCATCGATACGTCGTACTTGGGCGTTCCAAACGGTACGGCCGTAGATTGCAACGCAGGATACTCTCCACTCGGCAACGTGACTGGAATATCTATGACACATGTTTCGGGTACTGGAGGCGTCCCCACTTATGGGCTGATTTCGCAGATGCCATTGTACGGAGACTTGAGCGACATCAATTTGGCAGACAATACCACGTATTGGCAAAACAGAAGCTTAGGGGACGAGACAGCCACCGTCGGTCATTTCAAAACAGTTTTGCTCAATGGAATCGAAGTAGACATTGCAAGTTCACGCCGGGCTGGTCTCATCAAGTACACCTTTCCAGCATCGATCGCCAGCAATGCTAGCATATCTGGATCTACTCCCGAAATTGGAAAAACAGCGACAACAGAAGATGCACATGTCCTCGTTGATTTGACACACGTTCTCCCAGGCTATGGAACGCAAGCCTACTCGCAGAGGTACACTCACGGCACGCTGCACACTCGCACAGGCAAGAATGGGCAGCCATCGTACTCCGGATCCGCGACTTATACTGGAGGTTGGAGCCAACCTCAATCACATACACTTTACTTCTGCGGAAACTTCAGTGCGATAAATCTGGTGCCCAGCGATGCATACGTGACGCAAAACAGCAGAGATCGTGTGCCAGGCGCTGGAACCATAAATTGGCCGTATAGTCCGTCAGAGCCACCTGCGTTCAAGAATCGCCCGATTCCAAGGTCTTTCACCGAGTTTGAGGCATTTGCTGGCAATGGCATGGGAATTGGCGCGCTCTTCAGCTGGACGCCTGCGGCCAATAATGCATCCGCAGGTAGAGAAATCCTGGCCAGAATCGGCATCTCCTATATTAGCCACGAACAGGCCTGTGTCAACTCTGCAAACGAACTTCCTGCGAATCTGAGCTTTACTGACGTTGTCGAGATATCTCGAGAGGaatgggagaagaagatcctaAGCACGATTGAAGTTGTAGATGATGGCTCTACTAGCAGTAGCAACACTACGCTCAAACGGATGCTGTACACTGCACTGTACCAGACTGGCCTGATGCCCACTGACAAGACTGGCGAAAGTCCCGCTGGATACGATGGCATTCCATATTTCGACGACCACTACACTCTCTGGGATACGTACCGAAGTCTCACGCCACTATACCACTTACTCTACACTGAGACCTACTCTCGTGTTATCAAGGGTCTGATCTCTGTTTTCACGGTTGAGGGATGGCTCCCAGCTGGTCGCATTGCCAACTGGAACGGGCGAGTGCAAGGCGGTACTCATGCGGACATGGTGCTGGCTGACGCTTATGTCAAAAACGGTGGCGAGCTAGCTGACGACATCGACTGGCATGAGGCTTATCGAGCAGTTCTGAACGACGCTCTCGCAGAGCCAGTGCACAACGTAGACACCGCAACCTTCGACGGCGCAACAAAAGAAGGTCGCGGCGCTCTCGACGACTACCTCTCCCTCGGCTTCATCACCCGAAACCACACCCGCAGCATTTCCCGCGGAGTCGAATACTCCCAAAACGACTTCTCCATCTACAGCATGTCCAAAACCCTATCCAACTCCACAACCCAAACCTCCGACTTCCTCAACAAATCCTCCTGGTGGCAAAATCAATGGTCCCAATCCGCCAACACCACCCTCTACATCCCCTCCATCTCAAActccaccaccaacaccactTTCACCGGCTTCCCAGCTCCCCGCAACAGCGACGGAACCTGGAATTTCACAGCCTACGACCCTCTCAACTGCGGCAGCTGCGGCTGGGCCGACGACATCTACGAAGCCAAACCCTGGGAAACAGCCTTCGGCGCCGCTCCCCACGACATGTCAACCATAATAAAACTCATGGGCGGTGAACAAAAGTTCATCCAGCGTCTTGATGCAAGTTTCATCCCCGGACTAGGCTCTTCTGTAGGAGCGAATAACGACGCAGGAACAGCGCTTTTCAATCCTGGAAATGAACCTTCGTTTTTGACACCATATCTGTATAATTATGTCTCTGGATATCAATGGAAGACTGTGCACAGGACAAGAGAGATCGTAGATCAGTACTATTCGGATGAAAGGAATGGATATCCAGGAAATATCGACGGAGGAGCGCTGCCGAGTTGGTTGATTTTCGATTTGATTGGATTGGTGAGCATAATTCCTCAACTTCCAAGCACGTTCGCGCTAATCTTGATAACTAGTTCCCCGTTGCAGCACAGCCCGTATACCTAATCGGCGCTCCTCGATTTTCATCACTTCGGATCAAACTCTTCACGGGCACGAAACGCGAGACAACGCTGAATATCACAGCGCCAGGCCTTTCTGATACGAACTTTTATCCTCAATCGATCACTTTCAACGGAAAGAATCACACTCGCAGCTGGTTGAGTCACGAAGAGCTCAGTCAAGGCGGCAATCTAGTCTTCAACGTGGGACCTGAGCCTAGCTCATGGGACATTGGCGAAAGACCGCCCTCATTATCTGGCTGGTCATAGTTCAAACAATATTCCTTCGCCACTATGGGCCCTAATTTACTCTACACCTGCTCCACGCTTATGTACAATGTCCTCAATCAACGCTGTACGAACCCAAACTGCTTCTTGCCCTGGTCAAAAATGGCATACATGCCCTTCAAGTGCGTACCACCATAAATCGAAAAGTTCATGTTTCCGCGCGACTGTATCCCACCGTATACCATTCCGCCACCAAGTTCTGCGTAGGCCAAGTCCGACTTATGCACCGAGAACTGCTGATCGCCAATTGCGAAGCTGAGATCGGGAAGTTTGGCATCTTTTGGAAAGATGAAACCGCCTTGGTCATTGTCGTAGCGGGAACCAGGCACTGCGGCGTAGATGTTCTTGCAGGTGGAGTCGTCGATGAGGCTCGGGTATGTCAGCTTGGATTCTAATTCTGTCAGGAGATCACTCCCCTACCTCAACGTTGTACCGGTGTCCATGATGGCTGTGTTGCCTGCAAGAGGTATGCTGCTTCCGTTGATGACCACTGAGGTTGACTTGACATTCCAGAAGCCATGCGAGTTGTCGATTGGTGTGTAGTAGATCGGCCGTCCCTTTACAAGATCGTTGTCGATGTAGCCAAAAGTGTAGCAATCCGGCTCGCTATCTTTAGTGCTGGTCAAATAGCAGGTGAAGAGCTCGCTGTCTTTGGGAATATCGGCTTGCATGATCATGTTCTCGACCGGAGTGTGCACTGGTTGCGGCTTGACAGTATTTATCGTTCCCTGTGCTCGTATTAATCCCAGCTTCTCCGTGATCGATGAGGAAGACTCACGAAAGCAAGTCCCAACAACCCATCCCCTTCACTCTGCTCAAAGCTCTGCGCCAAATTCTTCGCCAACTCAACATGCTGTCCCGTCACACATAATCCTCCAATCGACACATTGTCCGTCCCCACAGCACCATTCGCCGTCGACCCATCTCCATACTGAATCTGCCACGACATGCCACCCGCGTCTTTCTACGAACTACTCTTCGAGGGATCGAAAATTGCATGTCCTGTCTGCTGACCTTTTGTCTTCACATTGTCAGGTAGTAAAGTCGACCAGACCCAGAGGTCGGAAGATCCAGTGTCAAAATTGAGATTGAGACACTGGGCTGGAGTGCCAATGCTTACAGGTGCAAGGTACTCCGAATCGTTCTGTACATTCTCAGCGTCGAGATGACCTGTTTTGCCCGTGGAGTCCGGCTTCTTGACCATTCGAGTCACGACGCGTGGGTGACTGGTGGTTGCCGTTGTCTTGTTGCCATCGTCTTTTCTTGGCGTCAAAGCATCGACGAGCGTCTGACTGGCTGTCTCGAGGCCATCGACGACTGCATGGATGATGGTAAAAGGAGTAGGTAAAGTCGGCGTGATCTCGTACTTGCGGCATAGACTGGCTAAGTCACCGAGGCCTTTGGGTTTGAATCGAGGATTGCGGACTAATTGGACTTTGCGAAGGCCTTGCAGTGGCGCTGTCGCGTGCGATACTGCTTGCGTGACGTTTCGTTGGGCCGTGGGATGTGGATGCGGATGGAGATTTTGGTAGGTTGAGGGTAGGTTGTGCTTCTGCTGATAGACGGTTTTGATATCTTCAATCGTCATCGCGCGAGGCTCTTAGGTTGTCGAAATATAAGTATCTGCAATGCGTTTGTCCTGTCCACGGGTTGATAAGTGATTGCTCGGCTTTGCAAGTGCGAAGACAGCAACTTCTTCAAATGTGTGGAGTGCAAAGTAGGTACGGCCGACGTGCTGGGTAAGAGACAGTGGAAGGGAAGGAAAGTGCTAAAGCTGAACTCGACTGTTTCGAATTCATTGCTATTTAAGCTACAGCTATGTCAGCAGCTGTCCATATTTACATGCCACGCGCAATGCGTGTCGCGATCAGCCTTCTGGTGCACTCAAGGCACCAGTCTAAGCCGAGCGCTTGGAGAGTATCTCCCTGAAGTCAGGAAATGTTGCTGTGAATCATTGCCCATCCATGCGCCTACGCTAATCTCATCATCTTgcaaaaagaagaagtcgcaATCCCATGACTGCACATAGCTTAGTCATGAATGTAACTGCATGCGTCCCCCTTCTGACATTTGCCCTCCTTGTAGAAGCGACAGACCTTGGTCTTGTAGTTGGGGTTCGTCGCCTGTGGATTTGCCGGCTGAGCAGCAaagttctgctgctgctgtggctgctggATCTGCGCCAAGATAGCAGCAAGATCGATCTGTCCCGGTGGAGCAGCAGgctgcggcggaggtggtggagggggaGGTTGGAAGCCATTTGCGCCCATGAACGGTGGAGCAAAAGCCGGCATTCCAGATTGTGGTTGCTGATAACTCGTCGGCTGTGGAGCGAGTTGGCCTAGGGAAGCAAGAATAGCACCAACATCGATGGGCGCGGCAGCAgtaggctgctgctgttgcggctggCCACCCA
Proteins encoded:
- a CDS encoding uncharacterized protein (CAZy:GH92), producing MSARLTDYVDPLIGTAGSTPGSAIAGGNSFPGATLPWGLAKPGIDTSYLGVPNGTAVDCNAGYSPLGNVTGISMTHVSGTGGVPTYGLISQMPLYGDLSDINLADNTTYWQNRSLGDETATVGHFKTVLLNGIEVDIASSRRAGLIKYTFPASIASNASISGSTPEIGKTATTEDAHVLVDLTHVLPGYGTQAYSQRYTHGTLHTRTGKNGQPSYSGSATYTGGWSQPQSHTLYFCGNFSAINLVPSDAYVTQNSRDRVPGAGTINWPYSPSEPPAFKNRPIPRSFTEFEAFAGNGMGIGALFSWTPAANNASAGREILARIGISYISHEQACVNSANELPANLSFTDVVEISREEWEKKILSTIEVVDDGSTSSSNTTLKRMLYTALYQTGLMPTDKTGESPAGYDGIPYFDDHYTLWDTYRSLTPLYHLLYTETYSRVIKGLISVFTVEGWLPAGRIANWNGRVQGGTHADMVLADAYVKNGGELADDIDWHEAYRAVLNDALAEPVHNVDTATFDGATKEGRGALDDYLSLGFITRNHTRSISRGVEYSQNDFSIYSMSKTLSNSTTQTSDFLNKSSWWQNQWSQSANTTLYIPSISNSTTNTTFTGFPAPRNSDGTWNFTAYDPLNCGSCGWADDIYEAKPWETAFGAAPHDMSTIIKLMGGEQKFIQRLDASFIPGLGSSVGANNDAGTALFNPGNEPSFLTPYLYNYVSGYQWKTVHRTREIVDQYYSDERNGYPGNIDGGALPSWLIFDLIGLFPVAAQPVYLIGAPRFSSLRIKLFTGTKRETTLNITAPGLSDTNFYPQSITFNGKNHTRSWLSHEELSQGGNLVFNVGPEPSSWDIGERPPSLSGWS
- a CDS encoding uncharacterized protein (MEROPS:MER0090758); the encoded protein is MTIEDIKTVYQQKHNLPSTYQNLHPHPHPTAQRNVTQAVSHATAPLQGLRKVQLVRNPRFKPKGLGDLASLCRKYEITPTLPTPFTIIHAVVDGLETASQTLVDALTPRKDDGNKTTATTSHPRVVTRMVKKPDSTGKTGHLDAENVQNDSEYLAPVSIGTPAQCLNLNFDTGSSDLWVWSTLLPDNVKTKDAGGMSWQIQYGDGSTANGAVGTDNVSIGGLCVTGQHVELAKNLAQSFEQSEGDGLLGLAFGTINTVKPQPVHTPVENMIMQADIPKDSELFTCYLTSTKDSEPDCYTFGYIDNDLVKGRPIYYTPIDNSHGFWNVKSTSVVINGSSIPLAGNTAIMDTGTTLSLIDDSTCKNIYAAVPGSRYDNDQGGFIFPKDAKLPDLSFAIGDQQFSVHKSDLAYAELGGGMVYGGIQSRGNMNFSIYGGTHLKGMYAIFDQGKKQFGFVQR